A genomic stretch from Edaphobacter aggregans includes:
- the sdhB gene encoding succinate dehydrogenase iron-sulfur subunit, protein MPSTIKVEIKRQPNPDAPATTEKFEVPYRPGMNITSLLGEIALNPVDVAGKPTTPITYDSNCLEEICGSCAMLINGKAAMACSALVDKLTGPNKDQTITLAPLSKFPVVRDLAVDRSVLFENLKKVKAWVPIDGSYDLGPGPRQAPQIQEQRYPLSNCISCTICMEVCPQFNDATGFVGAATIAQAKLFNMDPSGAVLKEERLRALSGDGGIQECGFAQNCVQACPKQLPLTEAISDMGRDVFVQQVKDLFAR, encoded by the coding sequence ATGCCAAGCACCATCAAAGTCGAGATCAAGCGTCAACCCAACCCCGACGCCCCCGCAACCACCGAGAAGTTCGAGGTCCCCTACCGCCCGGGCATGAACATCACCTCGCTCCTCGGCGAGATCGCGCTCAACCCCGTCGACGTCGCCGGCAAGCCCACCACGCCCATCACCTACGACTCCAACTGCCTCGAGGAGATCTGCGGCTCCTGCGCCATGCTCATCAACGGCAAAGCCGCCATGGCCTGCTCCGCGCTCGTCGACAAGCTCACCGGCCCCAACAAAGACCAGACCATCACCCTCGCGCCCCTCAGCAAGTTCCCCGTAGTCCGCGACCTCGCCGTCGACCGCTCCGTCCTCTTCGAAAACCTCAAAAAGGTCAAAGCCTGGGTCCCCATCGACGGCTCCTACGACCTCGGCCCCGGCCCCCGCCAGGCCCCCCAGATTCAAGAGCAGCGCTACCCCCTCTCCAATTGCATCAGCTGCACCATCTGCATGGAGGTCTGCCCCCAATTCAACGACGCCACCGGCTTCGTAGGCGCCGCCACCATCGCCCAGGCCAAGCTCTTCAACATGGACCCCAGCGGAGCCGTCCTCAAAGAAGAACGCCTCCGAGCCCTCTCCGGAGACGGCGGCATCCAGGAATGCGGCTTCGCCCAAAACTGCGTCCAGGCCTGCCCTAAGCAACTCCCCCTAACCGAAGCCATCTCCGACATGGGCCGCGACGTCTTCGTCCAACAAGTCAAAGACCTCTTCGCGAGATAG
- a CDS encoding dipeptidase, protein MTRSPMFAATSTLFLLSASFMHAQATPTGKKQMTDPAKVHASAIVIDTHADTPQRFVDEHWNFTDPLNGGMLNYDSARKGNLGAQFFSIWVDPGQYPANASARRTLELIDGTLEQVRKAPDKLQLCTTPDQIIAAHKSGKFAVLMGIEGGHSIENSLGLLRNYYRLGVRYMTLTWSNTNDWADSSGDIDDATVKHHNGLTPFGKDVVREMNRIGMMVDISHVSDKTFWDVIETTKVPVIASHSSARALTNAQRNMTDDMIRAVAKNGGVVMVNFFPAFIDEQWRQAWNAQKPDRQKAQDALEAEYKAKGLPVPYAASDKIDREFAAKIGRAPFNSLIDHFDHIIKIAGIDHVGIGTDFDGIPVPPDGIDSAADLPKITTALMGRGYSADDMKKLLGDNLLRVFGAVQAAAEKP, encoded by the coding sequence ATGACCCGATCGCCAATGTTTGCAGCCACATCCACGCTGTTCCTTCTCAGCGCATCTTTTATGCACGCCCAGGCAACCCCAACAGGAAAGAAGCAGATGACCGACCCCGCAAAAGTCCACGCCAGCGCCATAGTCATCGACACCCACGCCGACACGCCCCAACGCTTCGTCGACGAGCACTGGAACTTCACCGACCCGCTCAACGGAGGCATGCTGAACTACGACAGCGCAAGGAAGGGCAACCTAGGCGCGCAATTCTTTTCCATCTGGGTCGACCCCGGCCAATACCCCGCCAACGCCTCTGCTCGCCGCACACTCGAACTCATCGACGGCACGCTCGAACAAGTCCGCAAAGCACCAGACAAACTCCAGCTCTGCACCACCCCCGACCAGATCATCGCCGCACACAAAAGCGGAAAATTCGCCGTCCTGATGGGCATAGAAGGCGGCCACTCCATCGAAAACTCCCTGGGCCTCCTCCGCAATTATTACCGCCTAGGCGTCCGCTACATGACCCTCACCTGGTCAAACACCAACGACTGGGCCGACTCCTCAGGAGACATCGACGACGCCACCGTAAAACACCACAATGGCCTAACACCATTTGGCAAAGACGTCGTCCGCGAGATGAACCGCATCGGCATGATGGTCGACATTTCCCACGTCTCCGACAAAACCTTCTGGGACGTCATCGAAACCACCAAAGTCCCCGTCATCGCCTCGCACTCCTCTGCCCGCGCCCTCACCAACGCCCAGCGCAACATGACCGACGACATGATCCGCGCCGTCGCCAAAAACGGGGGAGTCGTCATGGTAAACTTTTTCCCCGCCTTCATCGACGAGCAGTGGCGCCAAGCCTGGAACGCGCAGAAACCCGACCGCCAGAAGGCCCAGGACGCACTAGAAGCCGAGTACAAAGCCAAGGGCCTGCCCGTCCCCTACGCCGCCTCCGACAAGATCGACCGCGAGTTCGCCGCAAAAATCGGGCGCGCACCGTTCAACTCACTGATCGACCACTTCGACCACATCATCAAGATAGCGGGCATCGATCATGTAGGCATCGGTACCGATTTCGACGGCATCCCCGTTCCCCCCGATGGCATCGACTCCGCCGCCGACCTCCCCAAAATCACCACCGCCCTCATGGGCCGCGGCTACTCAGCAGATGACATGAAGAAACTACTCGGCGACAACCTGCTGCGCGTATTCGGCGCGGTGCAAGCTGCCGCAGAGAAGCCTTGA
- a CDS encoding putative quinol monooxygenase produces the protein MAKLALYVPLKAKPGKEAEVEAFLKQGAEMAKKEPGTVTWYGLNEGGGKYSVFDTFNDEAGRDAHLNGEIAKALMAKASELFAEPIHINKIDILGSK, from the coding sequence ATGGCGAAATTAGCGCTCTATGTGCCGCTGAAGGCGAAACCGGGGAAGGAAGCCGAGGTCGAAGCTTTTTTGAAGCAAGGCGCCGAGATGGCGAAGAAGGAGCCCGGCACCGTTACATGGTACGGTCTCAATGAAGGTGGCGGGAAGTACAGTGTGTTCGACACCTTCAACGATGAAGCGGGCCGCGATGCGCATCTCAACGGAGAGATTGCCAAGGCCCTGATGGCCAAGGCCAGCGAGCTTTTCGCCGAGCCGATTCACATCAATAAGATCGACATTCTCGGTAGCAAGTAG